From Bacillus kexueae, a single genomic window includes:
- a CDS encoding heavy metal translocating P-type ATPase: MLIRRSCKRVSEEKAVYRVQGFSCAGCAKTFERNVQSIHGVEHAEVNFGASKLTVYGKASLQELEKAGSFEKLKIYKEDEEVSEQTIPFWKKHQETIISAIFLFIGWILQDELLSISAFLLSMVIGGYRLFQAGLQNLVRLQFDMKTLMTIAVIGAALIGEWGEGATVVFLFSVSEVLERYSMERARRSIKSLMDVAPKRATIERDGIEMDVHVRDIRVGDLLKVKPGEKIAMDGIIVKGTANVNEATITGESIPVTKTEQDEVFAGTMNEDGYLHIQATKTAEDNTIAKVIQLVEEAQAERAPAQAFIDRFAKYYTPVIMGIAFLVAILPPLLFQADWQTWIYQGLAILVVGCPCALVISTPVAVVTAIGNAARNGVLIKGGIHLEQAGRLKAIAFDKTGTLTKGKPMVTDIDVVDGSEQDVAIMAALEQYSQHPLAKAIVDYAEDLSIPYQSKTVENFSSITGKGITGNIEGETFTIGSPSFVSNFLTKEVEKTVHKRQKEGKTVILLADKKAIRLIVSIQDLPRENSATILQQLHQLGIQHTVMLTGDNRFTANAVGNQMGLTDIQSELLPQDKVVAMKQLQQKHQHVGMVGDGVNDAPALAAATVSFAMGASGTDTAIETADIALMGDDLKKLPFTVRLSRKALRIIKENVTFSIGIKLLALLLVIPGWLTLWIAIFADMGATLLVTLNALRLLKLSSE, translated from the coding sequence ATGCTCATCAGAAGGAGTTGCAAACGCGTGAGTGAAGAAAAAGCAGTATATCGGGTACAAGGATTTTCATGTGCTGGCTGTGCCAAAACATTTGAACGAAATGTTCAAAGTATACATGGGGTCGAGCACGCAGAAGTAAATTTTGGAGCTTCAAAATTAACGGTCTACGGAAAAGCTTCGCTACAAGAGTTAGAAAAAGCAGGTTCATTTGAAAAATTAAAGATATATAAAGAGGATGAAGAAGTTTCCGAACAAACGATACCTTTTTGGAAAAAGCACCAAGAGACGATTATTTCAGCAATCTTTTTGTTCATCGGGTGGATTTTACAAGATGAGTTATTGTCCATATCTGCCTTTCTATTATCAATGGTCATTGGAGGATACCGGTTATTTCAAGCGGGACTCCAAAACTTAGTTCGCCTTCAGTTTGATATGAAAACACTTATGACGATTGCTGTAATTGGCGCAGCACTGATTGGTGAATGGGGTGAAGGAGCAACAGTTGTCTTTCTATTTTCTGTGAGTGAAGTGCTGGAGCGATATTCTATGGAACGGGCAAGACGCTCAATAAAGTCATTAATGGATGTTGCTCCGAAACGAGCTACGATTGAACGCGATGGAATCGAAATGGACGTACATGTGAGAGACATTCGAGTAGGTGACTTGTTAAAAGTGAAGCCAGGCGAAAAGATCGCAATGGACGGCATCATCGTAAAGGGAACGGCCAACGTGAATGAAGCCACTATCACAGGCGAATCCATTCCGGTGACAAAAACAGAGCAAGATGAAGTTTTTGCTGGGACGATGAATGAAGATGGATATCTGCACATTCAAGCGACAAAAACAGCCGAAGATAATACAATCGCAAAAGTTATTCAACTGGTGGAAGAAGCACAAGCGGAAAGAGCACCAGCCCAAGCGTTCATCGACCGATTCGCCAAATATTACACACCCGTTATTATGGGAATCGCCTTTTTAGTTGCCATTCTACCGCCACTTCTATTTCAAGCTGATTGGCAAACATGGATCTATCAAGGGTTAGCCATACTCGTCGTCGGATGTCCATGTGCGCTCGTCATTTCAACGCCGGTTGCCGTCGTCACTGCGATTGGAAATGCGGCACGAAACGGCGTGCTCATTAAAGGAGGAATTCACCTCGAACAGGCAGGACGACTAAAAGCCATTGCCTTTGATAAAACTGGAACGTTAACGAAAGGGAAGCCGATGGTGACAGACATTGACGTGGTTGACGGAAGTGAACAAGACGTAGCCATTATGGCGGCTCTTGAACAATATTCACAACATCCATTAGCGAAAGCGATTGTTGATTATGCGGAAGACTTATCGATACCATATCAGTCGAAGACGGTAGAAAATTTCTCTTCGATTACTGGAAAAGGAATCACCGGAAACATTGAAGGTGAAACCTTTACCATCGGTAGTCCCTCTTTTGTCTCCAACTTCTTGACAAAAGAGGTAGAAAAAACGGTGCATAAGCGGCAAAAAGAAGGAAAAACAGTCATTCTATTAGCCGATAAAAAAGCTATTCGACTAATCGTCTCAATTCAGGACCTTCCACGGGAAAACAGCGCTACTATCTTACAGCAATTGCATCAACTCGGCATCCAACATACGGTCATGTTAACAGGTGATAACCGCTTTACTGCGAACGCTGTTGGAAATCAAATGGGGTTAACGGACATTCAAAGTGAACTCCTCCCGCAAGATAAAGTAGTGGCAATGAAGCAGTTACAGCAAAAACATCAACACGTCGGCATGGTGGGAGATGGCGTAAACGATGCTCCAGCTCTTGCTGCTGCAACTGTAAGCTTTGCGATGGGAGCATCCGGTACCGACACGGCCATTGAAACGGCCGACATCGCCTTAATGGGAGATGACTTAAAGAAACTACCATTCACTGTACGACTCAGTCGAAAAGCACTGCGCATCATAAAAGAAAATGTCACTTTCTCGATTGGAATCAAGTTACTCGCCCTCTTACTCGTCATCCCGGGATGGCTTACCCTATGGATTGCCATCTTTGCGGACATGGGTGCAACCCTTCTCGTCACGCTTAATGCGTTGCGGTTGTTGAAGCTTTCGAGTGAGTGA
- the dndB gene encoding DNA sulfur modification protein DndB encodes MDYNFTYSFPAVRGIQAGREYYVAMCPLKLIPKIFLFDEEEIPAEFRSQRLLNRKRIPDITDYILENPTDYVFSALTASIDGDMNFIAFDEKTNRNIGQLIVSMDSRFLINDGQHRRAAIEEAININPDLGNETISVVFFHDQGLQRSQQLFSDLNKHAVNTSKSISILYDSRDDLSLLTKEIIQNNEMLRKLTDLESSSLSKFSPKIFTLSTIFSTNKRILNIKKGQSFTDFDRECLIRFWDLLTKSIKEWDLVLQKKMTAHDLRTNYLTSYGIVLEAIGLIVHEFYSLKSDGWHDTIRKLSTIDWTRSNRHLWLNRAFNQNGRINKNMKSIKLTKNQIKKMLSLPLSEEEIKMEEEFNLGEYS; translated from the coding sequence ATGGATTATAATTTTACGTATTCTTTCCCAGCTGTAAGAGGAATACAAGCTGGACGTGAATATTATGTTGCTATGTGTCCTTTAAAGTTAATTCCTAAAATATTCTTATTTGATGAAGAGGAAATTCCAGCTGAATTTCGTTCACAAAGGTTGTTGAATCGTAAAAGAATTCCCGATATTACAGATTACATCTTAGAAAATCCAACTGATTATGTTTTCTCCGCTTTAACAGCATCTATAGATGGAGATATGAATTTCATTGCATTTGATGAAAAGACAAATCGAAATATTGGACAACTAATCGTGAGCATGGATTCTCGCTTTCTTATTAATGATGGCCAACATAGACGTGCTGCTATCGAAGAGGCTATTAATATTAACCCAGATTTAGGCAATGAGACGATTTCAGTAGTATTTTTTCATGATCAAGGCTTACAACGGAGTCAGCAACTTTTCTCAGACTTAAACAAGCATGCAGTCAATACCTCAAAATCAATCTCTATACTGTACGACTCTAGAGATGACTTATCGTTATTAACCAAAGAGATTATTCAAAATAACGAAATGCTGAGGAAATTAACAGACCTTGAAAGTTCATCTTTATCAAAATTTAGTCCTAAAATATTTACTTTGAGTACGATCTTTTCAACTAATAAAAGAATCTTAAATATAAAGAAAGGACAGTCATTCACAGATTTTGATCGTGAGTGCTTAATCAGATTTTGGGATTTATTGACAAAGTCTATTAAAGAGTGGGATTTAGTCTTACAAAAAAAAATGACAGCACATGATTTGAGAACTAATTATTTAACATCATATGGAATTGTTCTAGAAGCAATAGGTTTGATAGTACATGAGTTTTATTCCTTAAAGTCTGATGGTTGGCATGATACTATAAGAAAGTTGAGTACAATTGATTGGACAAGATCTAATAGACATTTATGGTTAAATCGTGCATTCAATCAAAATGGCAGAATTAATAAGAACATGAAGTCTATAAAACTTACTAAAAACCAAATTAAAAAAATGTTATCATTACCTCTTAGTGAAGAAGAGATTAAAATGGAAGAAGAATTTAATCTAGGGGAGTATTCATAA
- a CDS encoding ArsR/SmtB family transcription factor, translating to MKEKDVCEVECISDDVESLQQEIQIRDHQAVATIFKALADETRVKIAYALLIKEELCVCDVANLVGSSTATASHHLRLLRNLGLAKYRKEGKLAYYSLDDDHVKQIITLAYAHQKELQTRE from the coding sequence ATGAAAGAGAAAGATGTTTGTGAAGTGGAATGTATAAGCGATGATGTAGAAAGTCTACAACAGGAGATTCAAATACGAGATCATCAAGCGGTTGCCACTATTTTTAAGGCGTTAGCTGATGAAACGAGGGTGAAGATTGCCTACGCTCTTTTAATAAAAGAAGAATTATGTGTATGTGACGTAGCGAATCTTGTTGGTAGTTCAACGGCTACTGCTTCCCATCACTTGCGCCTGTTACGCAATTTAGGATTAGCGAAATACCGGAAAGAGGGGAAGCTTGCGTATTATTCATTAGATGATGACCATGTGAAGCAAATCATTACATTAGCATATGCTCATCAGAAGGAGTTGCAAACGCGTGAGTGA
- a CDS encoding YitT family protein: protein MKHFIEYIFLTIGSLLVAAGIELILAPNNLVDGGVTAIAIMMNHLFDTPIFVIFLVLNGIILLFTAKDVGKPFVIRTIYANVITSIGLIWLTPVPAITDSDVLIVLYGGLLVGVGIGIVVKFGGAIDGTEMLAVWAHNHFKIPISTFLLGINAVIFTFAAFVFSVEQAMFSLAVFYIVTKMIDFVIDGLNQGKSIMIISDKCEEIGQSLMKTLNLSITYLQARGGYSKEPRPIIYCISNRFTYPRVKAIALEIDPSAVIEASYVSETSNVKHANRLPFQMEKK, encoded by the coding sequence ATGAAACACTTTATTGAATATATTTTTCTAACGATCGGTTCACTACTCGTCGCAGCCGGAATCGAACTGATTTTAGCACCAAATAATTTAGTTGATGGTGGTGTAACGGCGATTGCGATTATGATGAACCATTTATTCGACACGCCTATCTTTGTCATTTTTCTTGTTTTAAACGGAATAATCCTGCTTTTCACTGCAAAAGATGTGGGAAAACCATTCGTTATTCGAACGATTTACGCAAACGTCATTACGTCAATCGGTTTAATATGGCTAACACCCGTTCCAGCTATTACAGATTCTGACGTGTTGATTGTTCTATATGGTGGATTATTAGTAGGGGTTGGAATCGGTATCGTTGTTAAATTCGGCGGTGCAATCGATGGAACAGAAATGCTTGCCGTATGGGCGCATAACCACTTTAAAATTCCGATTAGCACCTTTTTACTTGGGATTAATGCGGTTATTTTCACCTTTGCCGCTTTTGTCTTCTCTGTAGAACAAGCAATGTTTTCATTAGCGGTCTTTTACATCGTCACCAAAATGATCGATTTCGTCATCGATGGATTAAATCAAGGAAAGTCGATTATGATTATTTCAGACAAGTGCGAAGAAATCGGGCAATCCTTAATGAAAACTTTAAATCTATCGATTACGTATTTGCAAGCGCGCGGCGGATACTCAAAAGAGCCCCGGCCAATTATTTACTGTATTTCTAACCGCTTCACGTACCCACGCGTGAAGGCCATCGCACTTGAAATTGACCCAAGTGCTGTTATTGAAGCTTCATACGTTTCTGAAACATCAAATGTGAAACATGCTAATCGACTACCGTTTCAAATGGAAAAGA
- a CDS encoding MerR family transcriptional regulator — protein MYTISELAKALQISPHTLRYYEKEGIMESIRTDSGERRYTEEHDKWLRFVLKLRETQMPIAQIKKYAMLVKEGEHTTEERLELLKSHLNNIQKQLIELQSTEEMLQKKVAMYEQWLDQHPRFAGENE, from the coding sequence ATGTACACCATTAGTGAACTAGCAAAAGCGTTACAAATTTCGCCCCATACCCTTCGTTATTATGAAAAGGAAGGAATTATGGAATCCATCCGAACGGACAGTGGTGAGCGGCGATATACGGAAGAGCATGATAAATGGCTTCGTTTTGTACTAAAATTACGCGAGACTCAGATGCCAATTGCTCAAATAAAAAAGTATGCGATGCTTGTAAAAGAAGGGGAGCACACAACCGAAGAGCGGCTGGAGCTTTTGAAGTCTCATCTAAACAATATCCAGAAGCAACTCATTGAGCTCCAATCAACTGAAGAAATGTTGCAAAAGAAAGTGGCCATGTATGAACAATGGTTAGATCAGCATCCACGTTTTGCTGGGGAAAATGAGTAA
- a CDS encoding GNAT family N-acetyltransferase: MITILNHRKRKVAKKILTLQKEAYQVEATYLGVSDIPPLRDTTRAIMYSNEEFIGFWDGKSLIGSIAYEVSKGALILSRVMVSPSHFRKGIATALLQYLFSSKGDDSVYIVTTGAQNYPAIELYKKFGFTECQSYATREGIQLLKLIRTVNEDAFPKA; encoded by the coding sequence GTGATCACCATTTTAAATCATCGGAAACGAAAGGTTGCAAAGAAAATTTTAACGTTACAAAAGGAAGCCTATCAAGTTGAAGCTACCTATTTAGGTGTTTCAGACATACCGCCTTTACGTGATACGACAAGAGCCATTATGTATTCAAATGAAGAGTTTATTGGGTTTTGGGACGGTAAAAGTTTAATAGGATCCATAGCGTATGAGGTGAGTAAAGGAGCATTGATTCTTTCCCGAGTCATGGTCTCTCCATCCCACTTTCGAAAAGGAATAGCCACAGCGCTCCTTCAATATTTATTTTCTTCAAAAGGTGATGACTCTGTATATATAGTGACGACCGGAGCACAAAATTACCCAGCGATCGAACTGTACAAGAAGTTCGGATTCACCGAATGCCAGTCGTATGCAACACGGGAAGGAATTCAATTATTAAAACTCATTCGGACCGTTAACGAGGACGCTTTTCCCAAGGCGTAA
- a CDS encoding AI-2E family transporter, whose translation MFKSKVHFWTLQILMLVLIIYFSTKISFLFEPLVIFATTLFFPILISGFFYFLLNPVVGFIERRRVPRTLSILILYVLFISVITSIIGLIGPTIVKQFNDLIENMPRYIAQSRTVIEDLYFSSWFQWVMAQDIFSLDKIESTLTNYVSTITENVSQGLQVVFGVIANITLIIITVPFILFYMFKDGERFPSTVAKFFPKDFRPDVLRILRETGDTLSVYIRGQMIVSLMVGILSFIGYLLIGLPYALLLGLVVAVTNIIPYVGPFIGVAPAIIVGLLDSPMKALLVIIVVTVVQQIDGNVMSPLIIGKRLDTHPLTIIILLLVAGNLAGVLGMILAVPTYAVTKTIVINLYRLIRLRQEIKTE comes from the coding sequence ATGTTTAAATCAAAAGTTCATTTTTGGACGTTGCAAATTTTAATGCTCGTGCTCATCATTTATTTTAGTACGAAAATTTCTTTCTTATTTGAGCCCCTAGTCATTTTTGCAACGACGTTATTCTTTCCTATTTTAATTTCAGGATTTTTCTATTTTTTGCTCAACCCTGTCGTTGGGTTTATTGAACGAAGAAGGGTTCCAAGAACGTTATCCATTCTTATTTTGTACGTACTGTTTATAAGTGTGATTACGTCCATCATTGGTTTAATTGGACCAACGATTGTGAAGCAGTTCAACGACTTAATTGAAAATATGCCGAGATACATCGCGCAATCCCGTACTGTAATTGAAGACTTATATTTTAGTTCGTGGTTTCAATGGGTGATGGCTCAAGACATTTTTTCGCTTGATAAAATTGAGAGCACGTTGACGAATTACGTATCAACGATTACGGAAAATGTATCACAAGGCTTGCAAGTTGTCTTCGGTGTTATCGCGAATATCACCCTGATTATTATTACCGTACCTTTCATTTTGTTTTACATGTTTAAAGATGGCGAAAGATTTCCAAGCACAGTGGCCAAGTTTTTCCCGAAAGACTTCCGTCCGGATGTGTTACGTATATTACGTGAAACAGGAGACACATTATCCGTCTACATTCGCGGACAAATGATTGTCTCCCTCATGGTAGGGATCCTTTCTTTTATCGGGTATTTACTCATTGGATTGCCGTATGCCCTTCTTTTAGGATTAGTGGTTGCAGTCACAAATATCATTCCGTACGTTGGACCTTTTATTGGTGTGGCACCTGCGATCATCGTCGGATTGCTTGATTCACCGATGAAAGCTCTACTAGTTATCATCGTTGTTACCGTCGTTCAGCAAATCGATGGAAACGTCATGTCGCCGCTCATTATTGGTAAACGACTAGACACGCACCCGCTAACCATTATCATCTTATTACTCGTTGCTGGAAACCTTGCCGGGGTACTTGGTATGATTTTAGCCGTTCCAACTTACGCTGTAACAAAAACAATCGTTATCAACTTATACCGACTCATCCGGTTACGACAAGAAATCAAGACCGAATAG
- a CDS encoding SDR family NAD(P)-dependent oxidoreductase — MKYTVITGASSGIGYETALAFAKKGKNLILVARRHEQLKQLKEQINQINPSVDVQLFVYDLSVTENVYKFYEEANAFELETWINNAGFGHYGSVMDQDLTKIQNMLRLNNEALTIFSTLFVRDYANVEGTQLINISSAGGYTIIADNVTYCATKFFVSAFTEGLAQELQAKGAKMKAKVLAPAATESEFAKVSLGIDEFNYEGVLPKFHTSSEMAQLLIELYESDKIVGKVDGITYEYHLQDPILPHAVRFNRDVE, encoded by the coding sequence ATGAAATATACAGTCATTACAGGAGCTAGTTCAGGAATTGGTTATGAGACAGCTCTCGCTTTTGCGAAAAAAGGAAAGAATTTAATTCTTGTTGCCCGCAGGCATGAACAATTGAAGCAACTAAAAGAACAGATTAATCAAATCAATCCATCAGTGGATGTACAACTATTTGTGTACGACCTATCCGTTACGGAAAATGTATACAAATTTTATGAAGAAGCCAATGCCTTTGAACTTGAAACATGGATCAACAATGCAGGCTTTGGACATTACGGTAGCGTTATGGACCAAGATTTAACGAAAATACAAAACATGCTTCGCCTTAACAATGAAGCGCTAACCATTTTCTCAACGTTATTTGTACGCGATTATGCGAATGTCGAAGGCACACAACTCATTAATATCTCTTCAGCTGGCGGTTATACCATCATCGCCGATAACGTTACGTATTGTGCGACAAAATTCTTTGTCAGCGCCTTTACAGAAGGACTAGCTCAAGAATTACAAGCAAAAGGAGCAAAAATGAAAGCAAAAGTATTAGCTCCTGCCGCAACAGAATCTGAATTTGCGAAAGTATCTTTAGGAATTGACGAGTTCAATTACGAAGGAGTCCTTCCAAAATTCCATACCTCAAGTGAAATGGCACAGCTTTTAATTGAACTATATGAAAGTGATAAAATTGTCGGAAAAGTCGATGGCATCACCTACGAATACCATTTACAAGACCCGATTCTCCCACACGCCGTTCGCTTTAATCGAGATGTAGAATAA
- the dndC gene encoding DNA phosphorothioation system sulfurtransferase DndC: MELNYFLTRKKEDLYNSVQEIYKSDSRPWVIGFSGGKDSTVVAQVIFYSLMGLRKDELTKPVYIISSDTMVENPKIITYINEQLLKMRSTARELGLPIHVEKVKPDVKNSFWVNLIGKGYPAPRQKFRWCTDRLKIDPANKFILERVSEFGEAVVVLGVRKAESATRAQVMNTHKIEGKTLRRHTKLPNSYVYAPIEDFSLDDVWTYLLQVPNPWGSNNNDLLSLYQDSQSGECPLVIDQSTPSCGNSRFGCWVCTVVQEDKSLKGFIDSGDEWLTPLVAFRDWLANNRENPDNREKKRMNGAVYLVGDEDNKRKGLGPYTLEHRKEILRYLLETEKQIQNPEDPQYQLITKEELKEIRKIWFEKGDWEDTLPKIYEEVYEKKIDWNIEGQEFFESEDIILLKSLCQEEGLEFELVQKLINLEFEQYGFKHRHGIYKEINRILNEEWIHFDKLKGEDYAVK; encoded by the coding sequence ATGGAATTGAATTATTTTTTAACAAGAAAAAAGGAAGATTTATATAATAGTGTGCAAGAGATCTATAAATCCGATTCTCGTCCTTGGGTTATTGGGTTTAGTGGTGGAAAAGATTCTACTGTAGTTGCTCAGGTTATTTTCTATTCTTTAATGGGATTAAGGAAAGATGAACTAACAAAACCAGTTTATATTATTTCTTCAGATACAATGGTAGAGAATCCAAAAATCATTACTTATATTAATGAACAATTATTAAAAATGAGATCTACCGCTAGGGAACTAGGATTACCCATTCATGTTGAAAAAGTAAAACCTGATGTCAAAAATTCTTTTTGGGTTAATTTAATTGGTAAAGGGTATCCAGCGCCTAGACAAAAATTTAGATGGTGTACGGATCGTTTAAAGATAGATCCTGCAAATAAGTTCATTTTAGAACGTGTTTCAGAATTTGGAGAAGCTGTTGTGGTTTTGGGGGTTAGGAAAGCAGAAAGTGCAACCCGTGCTCAAGTAATGAACACGCATAAAATAGAAGGAAAGACTTTGAGAAGACATACAAAATTACCGAACTCTTATGTTTATGCGCCGATTGAAGACTTCTCTTTGGATGATGTCTGGACATATTTGTTACAAGTTCCAAATCCGTGGGGTAGCAATAATAATGATCTTTTATCATTATATCAAGATAGTCAGTCAGGGGAATGTCCTCTAGTTATTGATCAATCTACTCCTTCTTGTGGAAACAGTCGCTTTGGGTGTTGGGTATGTACAGTAGTGCAAGAAGACAAATCGTTAAAGGGATTTATTGATAGTGGAGATGAGTGGTTAACCCCTCTAGTTGCATTCCGTGACTGGCTAGCCAATAACCGAGAAAATCCAGATAACCGTGAAAAGAAAAGGATGAATGGAGCCGTGTATTTAGTAGGAGATGAAGATAATAAAAGAAAAGGTTTAGGCCCATATACTCTTGAACATCGAAAGGAAATTTTAAGATATCTTTTAGAAACTGAAAAACAAATTCAAAATCCGGAAGACCCACAATATCAGTTAATAACAAAAGAAGAGTTGAAAGAGATTCGGAAAATCTGGTTCGAAAAAGGTGATTGGGAGGATACCTTGCCAAAAATATATGAGGAAGTCTATGAGAAAAAAATAGATTGGAATATTGAAGGACAAGAATTCTTCGAATCAGAGGATATTATTTTATTGAAGTCTTTATGTCAGGAGGAAGGACTTGAGTTTGAATTAGTTCAAAAGTTAATTAATTTAGAATTTGAACAATATGGTTTTAAACATAGACATGGAATTTATAAAGAAATAAATCGTATCTTAAATGAAGAATGGATTCATTTTGATAAGTTAAAAGGGGAAGACTATGCAGTTAAATAA
- a CDS encoding short-chain dehydrogenase, with amino-acid sequence MHALVIGGTGMLKNVTTWLHNQGYKTSVIGRTKEKLAAFHGENYTPIQVDYHDTESLVREIEDTISRNGPIELVVSWIHSTAPNALPFICKSVEQTSRKSWELYHVLGSRYFYDRPSFTPPLSCHYHSIFLGFQMEHGESRWLTHDEISNGVIRAIKEKKQENVVGTVTPWEKRPR; translated from the coding sequence ATGCACGCTCTTGTTATCGGTGGAACAGGCATGTTAAAAAACGTGACGACGTGGTTGCATAATCAAGGATACAAAACCTCTGTGATCGGACGAACGAAGGAAAAGCTAGCCGCTTTTCACGGGGAGAATTACACCCCAATACAAGTCGATTATCATGATACGGAGTCGCTTGTGAGAGAAATTGAAGATACTATTTCAAGAAATGGACCGATTGAACTCGTCGTAAGTTGGATTCATTCAACAGCACCTAACGCACTCCCCTTTATCTGTAAATCGGTTGAACAAACATCGCGAAAATCTTGGGAGTTGTATCATGTATTAGGTAGTCGCTACTTTTATGACCGACCGTCTTTTACACCTCCCCTGTCATGTCACTATCATTCTATTTTTCTCGGTTTTCAAATGGAGCATGGTGAAAGTAGATGGCTAACGCATGATGAAATTTCAAACGGTGTCATTCGAGCGATTAAAGAAAAGAAGCAAGAAAATGTTGTTGGGACGGTTACGCCTTGGGAAAAGCGTCCTCGTTAA
- a CDS encoding VOC family protein yields the protein MTLNLRLELFVKDLQRSVDFYKNVIQLELSSQNESSAMFKAENINLLLTQEDVISENHYFREIKTSRKGLGVEIILVVPDVQSYYQRICEMQIDLESELKQQEWGMTDFRLTDPDGYYLRITSPKK from the coding sequence ATGACATTAAATTTGCGTTTAGAATTGTTCGTAAAAGATTTGCAAAGGTCTGTTGATTTTTACAAGAATGTAATTCAATTAGAGTTATCTTCTCAAAATGAGAGTAGTGCTATGTTTAAAGCGGAAAATATTAATTTACTTTTAACGCAAGAAGATGTTATTTCGGAAAACCATTATTTTAGAGAAATTAAAACTTCTCGGAAAGGGTTGGGAGTTGAAATAATATTAGTAGTACCAGATGTTCAAAGTTATTATCAACGTATATGTGAAATGCAAATTGATTTAGAATCAGAACTAAAACAACAAGAGTGGGGAATGACGGATTTTCGCTTAACTGATCCAGATGGTTATTATTTAAGAATCACTTCACCTAAAAAGTGA